A DNA window from Agarivorans sp. TSD2052 contains the following coding sequences:
- the secA gene encoding preprotein translocase subunit SecA, translating to MISKLVTKIVGTRNDRTIKKMRKVVTSINAFEPEFEKLSAEEIKAKAGEFKLRVEQGESLEAILPEAFAVVREASKRVFGMRHFDVQMMGGMVLNDNQIAEMRTGEGKTLTATLPAYLNGITGKGVHVITVNDYLAQRDAEWNRPLFEYLGLSVAVNISGMDHQVKKEAYAADITYGTNNEFGFDYLRDNMAFAPEQRVQRPLNYAVVDEVDSILIDEARTPLIISGPAEDSSELYKKINDVIPLLVRQEEEDTEELIGDGHFTLDEKNKQVHLTENGQIFVEETLQQRGMLEEGDSLYNAANISLLHHVNAGLRAHTLFERNVDYIVSETGEIVIVDEHTGRTMPGRRWSEGLHQAVEAKEGVNIQNENQTLASITFQNYFRLYEKLSGMTGTADTEAFEFQSIYGLNTVVIPTNKPMVRDDQGDLVYLTAEEKYNAIIEDIRQCVKAERPVLVGTVSIENSELLSNILNKEKIKHNVLNAKFHEKEAEIVACAGMAGSVTIATNMAGRGTDIVLGGSLQADLAALGEDASEQQIADAKAQWQVRHDAVLASGGLHIIGTERHESRRIDNQLRGRSGRQGDAGSTRFYLSMEDSLMRIFASDRVTGMMKKLGMEEGEAIEHPWVTRAIENAQRKVEGRNFDVRKSLLEFDDVANDQRKVVYEQRNDLMDSDSITETIDVIREDVYSAVIDEYIQPQSLEEMWQVSELEQRLKSDFGLDLPIQKWLDEDDKLHEEKLREKILEAAVAEYQLKIDKVGADPIKQFEKSVMLQTLDQLWKEHLAAMDHLRQGIHLRGYAQKNPKQEYKRESYELFTQMLEVLKLDVIGILSRVQVQDPEEVTAMEEKRRETERRAMEMRNQQAQEQLQQEQQAGPSGKPVTREGQKVGRNDPCPCGSGKKFKQCHGKLS from the coding sequence ATGATTAGTAAATTAGTAACGAAAATCGTTGGTACTCGAAATGACCGTACCATCAAAAAAATGCGCAAAGTGGTCACTAGCATTAATGCCTTTGAACCTGAATTTGAAAAACTGTCTGCTGAAGAAATTAAAGCCAAGGCGGGCGAGTTTAAATTACGCGTAGAACAAGGCGAGAGTCTTGAAGCTATTCTCCCAGAAGCTTTTGCTGTGGTGCGTGAAGCCTCTAAGCGGGTTTTTGGTATGCGTCACTTCGATGTGCAAATGATGGGGGGCATGGTTCTCAATGATAACCAGATTGCTGAGATGCGTACCGGTGAAGGTAAAACCTTAACGGCGACGCTTCCTGCCTATCTAAACGGGATTACCGGTAAAGGCGTCCACGTGATTACCGTGAACGATTACTTAGCCCAGCGTGATGCCGAGTGGAACCGACCTTTATTTGAATACTTAGGTTTAAGTGTCGCAGTTAATATTAGCGGTATGGACCATCAGGTTAAGAAAGAGGCTTACGCCGCTGACATTACCTACGGAACCAACAATGAATTTGGTTTCGACTACCTACGTGACAACATGGCTTTTGCGCCCGAACAACGCGTGCAACGACCATTAAACTACGCGGTAGTGGATGAAGTGGATTCGATTCTTATCGATGAGGCCCGTACGCCGTTAATTATCTCTGGCCCTGCTGAAGACAGCTCAGAGTTATACAAAAAAATTAATGACGTTATCCCCCTATTGGTGCGCCAAGAAGAAGAAGACACTGAAGAGTTGATTGGTGACGGTCACTTCACGCTTGACGAGAAAAACAAGCAAGTACACCTTACCGAGAATGGTCAGATCTTCGTTGAAGAAACGCTGCAGCAACGTGGCATGTTAGAAGAGGGTGACTCTTTATACAACGCCGCCAACATCAGCTTATTACATCACGTTAATGCAGGCTTACGCGCACACACCTTGTTTGAGCGCAACGTAGACTACATTGTTAGTGAAACGGGCGAAATTGTTATCGTTGACGAGCATACTGGCCGTACTATGCCTGGTCGTCGTTGGTCTGAAGGTTTGCATCAAGCCGTAGAGGCGAAAGAAGGGGTTAACATTCAAAATGAAAACCAAACCTTAGCCTCGATTACTTTCCAGAATTACTTCCGCTTGTATGAAAAGTTATCGGGCATGACCGGTACCGCGGATACTGAAGCTTTCGAATTTCAGTCAATCTATGGCTTGAACACGGTGGTTATTCCTACCAATAAACCGATGGTGCGTGATGACCAAGGTGATCTGGTTTATTTAACGGCAGAAGAAAAATATAACGCGATTATTGAAGACATCCGCCAGTGTGTTAAGGCCGAGCGCCCGGTACTAGTGGGTACCGTGTCTATCGAAAATTCTGAGTTATTATCCAATATTCTTAACAAAGAAAAAATTAAGCACAACGTACTCAACGCTAAATTCCATGAGAAAGAAGCTGAGATCGTGGCTTGTGCGGGTATGGCTGGCTCAGTCACTATCGCCACAAACATGGCTGGCCGTGGTACCGATATTGTATTAGGTGGCAGCCTGCAAGCCGACTTAGCCGCGCTAGGCGAAGATGCTAGCGAACAGCAAATTGCCGACGCTAAAGCCCAATGGCAAGTGCGTCACGATGCGGTGTTAGCTTCGGGTGGTTTGCATATTATTGGTACTGAGCGTCATGAATCTCGCCGTATTGATAATCAGCTACGTGGTCGTTCTGGTCGTCAAGGTGATGCTGGTTCAACCCGCTTCTACTTGTCGATGGAAGACAGCTTGATGCGTATTTTTGCCTCAGACCGGGTAACTGGAATGATGAAAAAATTGGGTATGGAAGAAGGTGAAGCCATTGAGCACCCTTGGGTGACTCGCGCTATTGAGAATGCTCAGCGTAAAGTAGAAGGGCGTAACTTCGACGTGCGTAAATCCTTGCTTGAATTTGATGATGTGGCCAACGACCAACGTAAAGTGGTCTATGAGCAACGTAATGACTTGATGGACAGTGACAGCATTACCGAGACCATCGATGTGATCCGTGAAGATGTTTATTCAGCGGTGATCGACGAGTACATTCAGCCTCAATCTCTTGAAGAAATGTGGCAAGTGAGTGAGCTTGAGCAACGCTTGAAGAGTGATTTTGGCTTAGATTTACCGATTCAGAAATGGCTAGACGAAGATGATAAACTGCATGAAGAGAAGCTTCGTGAAAAAATCCTCGAAGCGGCAGTGGCTGAGTACCAGCTTAAAATAGATAAAGTGGGTGCTGATCCGATCAAACAATTTGAAAAATCGGTGATGTTACAAACCCTTGATCAGCTGTGGAAAGAACACTTAGCGGCCATGGACCATTTGCGTCAGGGTATCCATCTACGTGGTTACGCACAGAAAAACCCTAAGCAAGAGTACAAGCGCGAATCCTATGAGCTGTTCACGCAGATGCTAGAAGTGCTTAAGTTAGACGTGATCGGCATTTTAAGCCGGGTTCAGGTACAAGATCCTGAAGAAGTCACCGCCATGGAAGAAAAACGTCGTGAAACTGAACGACGTGCCATGGAGATGCGTAATCAGCAAGCTCAAGAGCAATTGCAACAAGAGCAGCAAGCAGGGCCAAGCGGGAAACCGGTCACTCGTGAAGGCCAAAAAGTGGGCCGTAATGACCCTTGTCCTTGTGGTTCGGGTAAAAAATTCAAACAATGTCATGGTAAATTGTCATAG
- a CDS encoding M23 family metallopeptidase, with protein sequence MKLSLVYAHKGETRTVRFNPLRLFWLGFLVVALICSIGLWGVQQYQNLARQQIGLLSQLERSQAEPKLAQFEQSLRHQYSQLAVRVGQMQVEMTRLNALGARLIEDTELAAEFDFSATPPIGGPMLDIDNSNHANSSVFYDLSQLERQVDSKKKSLALLESWQQSHHLVTNSFISGWPAKGPGIWISSPFGTRVDPFTKRKARHKGVDIAGKEGTKIRSVGAGVVVWAGSRFGYGNLVEIEHGNGMVTRYAHAKDVLVKEGDVINKGDEIALMGSTGRSTGSHVHFEVLKNGQALNPSKFIYRKTKT encoded by the coding sequence ATGAAATTAAGTTTAGTATACGCCCATAAAGGTGAGACCAGAACTGTTCGTTTTAATCCATTGCGCTTATTTTGGCTGGGTTTTCTCGTGGTCGCACTGATCTGTAGCATTGGCTTGTGGGGCGTTCAGCAATATCAAAATTTGGCTCGACAACAAATTGGCTTGTTAAGTCAGTTAGAGCGTTCGCAGGCAGAGCCGAAACTGGCCCAGTTTGAGCAATCCCTGCGTCACCAATACAGCCAACTGGCAGTGCGGGTTGGCCAAATGCAAGTTGAAATGACCCGCTTAAACGCTTTGGGTGCCCGTCTGATTGAAGATACCGAGTTAGCCGCTGAGTTTGACTTTTCTGCTACGCCACCGATTGGTGGGCCAATGTTAGATATTGATAACTCAAATCACGCCAATAGCAGTGTATTCTATGACTTGTCGCAACTTGAGCGACAAGTGGATTCGAAGAAAAAGTCTCTGGCCCTGCTTGAATCTTGGCAACAGAGTCACCATCTAGTAACTAACAGCTTTATTTCTGGTTGGCCAGCTAAAGGCCCAGGAATTTGGATATCTTCGCCATTTGGTACGCGAGTCGACCCTTTCACTAAAAGAAAGGCCCGTCATAAAGGCGTAGATATAGCAGGTAAAGAAGGTACAAAAATTCGCTCCGTAGGAGCAGGCGTGGTGGTGTGGGCAGGCAGTCGCTTTGGTTACGGTAACCTCGTCGAAATTGAGCATGGTAACGGGATGGTAACCCGCTACGCGCATGCTAAAGATGTATTAGTAAAAGAAGGTGATGTGATAAATAAAGGGGATGAGATTGCACTCATGGGCAGCACTGGCCGCTCTACTGGGTCTCATGTCCATTTTGAGGTTCTCAAAAATGGACAAGCTCTTAACCCAAGTAAATTTATTTATCGCAAAACCAAGACCTAG
- a CDS encoding DUF721 domain-containing protein — protein sequence MSKRQHQPISIERIFLQKQFAQIEQPLQQRLQLQQLGNDILSRYKLQQCRIVNMRQGVAIVQAPSAAWLTRLKQFRFELLSELRKAIPSVVSLELKINPELKSIKPEAEVKSTGKRQLSTQAAKHITELAKHVPDELREKLEKLAALSGES from the coding sequence ATGTCCAAACGGCAACACCAACCGATTTCGATAGAGCGGATATTTCTGCAAAAGCAGTTTGCTCAAATCGAACAACCGCTGCAGCAACGTTTGCAGTTGCAACAGTTAGGTAACGATATTTTGTCACGTTACAAACTACAGCAATGCCGTATCGTCAATATGCGCCAAGGAGTTGCTATTGTTCAGGCCCCAAGTGCAGCCTGGTTAACCAGATTAAAGCAGTTCAGATTTGAACTACTGTCTGAGTTGCGTAAAGCCATACCAAGCGTTGTCAGTTTGGAGCTAAAAATCAATCCCGAATTGAAGAGCATTAAACCAGAAGCAGAAGTAAAAAGCACTGGAAAACGCCAGCTAAGCACCCAAGCAGCTAAACATATCACAGAATTAGCAAAACACGTACCTGATGAACTACGGGAAAAGTTGGAAAAATTAGCAGCGCTGAGCGGAGAGAGTTAG
- the lpxC gene encoding UDP-3-O-acyl-N-acetylglucosamine deacetylase, with translation MLKQRTLEKSVQATGIGLHSGHKVTIVLRPAPANTGILFNRTDLDPVVTIPAKAELVRDTMLCTCLIDDAGNRISTVEHLMAALSALGLDNVIIDVDAPELPVMDGSSSPFIFLLQSAGIAEQSAAKKFIRIKQAIRVEHEDKWAELLPNSEGFKIDFSIDFDHPAMEGRNQEISMLFSADKFVKDISRARTFGFMRDIEYLQSKNLALGGGLENAIVLDDYRILNEDGLRYDDEFVKHKLLDAVGDLYMAGLPILGHLRAHKSGHALNNNLVRALLEQQHAWEIVTFEDKAEAPAAFQQPVYSF, from the coding sequence ATGCTTAAACAACGGACTCTTGAAAAATCTGTACAGGCAACAGGGATCGGTTTGCACTCTGGGCACAAGGTCACAATAGTATTGCGTCCTGCTCCAGCGAACACTGGTATCTTGTTTAACCGTACTGATCTGGATCCAGTTGTAACGATCCCAGCCAAAGCCGAGCTAGTGCGCGACACCATGCTTTGTACTTGTCTTATCGATGATGCGGGCAACCGTATTTCAACGGTAGAGCATTTAATGGCTGCGCTTTCTGCCTTAGGTTTGGATAATGTAATTATCGATGTTGATGCGCCAGAACTACCGGTGATGGATGGTAGCTCAAGCCCATTTATATTCTTATTACAATCAGCCGGTATTGCTGAGCAATCTGCCGCAAAGAAATTTATCCGTATCAAGCAAGCGATTCGTGTTGAACATGAAGACAAGTGGGCTGAACTATTACCAAATAGTGAAGGCTTTAAAATTGACTTCTCTATTGATTTTGACCACCCAGCAATGGAAGGTCGCAATCAAGAAATTTCAATGTTGTTTTCTGCCGATAAGTTTGTAAAAGATATTAGTCGTGCCAGAACCTTTGGTTTCATGCGCGATATTGAGTATTTGCAATCTAAAAACCTAGCATTAGGTGGCGGATTGGAAAATGCTATTGTGTTAGACGACTATCGCATTCTTAACGAAGATGGCCTTCGTTATGACGACGAGTTTGTAAAACACAAGTTGTTAGACGCCGTCGGTGATTTATATATGGCAGGTTTGCCTATTCTTGGACACCTACGCGCTCACAAGTCAGGACATGCACTAAATAACAATTTGGTTCGTGCTTTGCTTGAACAGCAACATGCTTGGGAAATTGTCACATTTGAAGACAAAGCCGAAGCTCCAGCTGCATTCCAACAACCGGTTTACAGCTTCTAG
- the ftsZ gene encoding cell division protein FtsZ, with the protein MFEIMDSHTDEAVIKVVGVGGGGGNAVEHMVAQSIEGVEFITINTDAQALRNSGADNTLQIGGAITKGLGAGANPEVGREAAMEDRDAIMSQLQGADMVFIAAGMGGGTGTGAAPVVAEVAKELGILTVAVVTKPFGFEGKKRTSYAQQGIEQLSKDVDSLITIPNDKLLKVLGRGVSLLDAFKAANNVLLGAVQGIAELITRPGLINVDFADVRTVMREMGTAMMGTGIASGEDRAEEAAELAISSPLLEDVDLAGARGILVNITAGFDMSIEEFETVGNAVKGFASENATVVVGAVIDPEMSDELRVTVVATGIGAERRPDISIVKPQAAVNAEPVARTMPADSAPMMDEPAAVVNAEPRSIGGDGDYLDIPAFLRRQAD; encoded by the coding sequence ATGTTTGAGATTATGGATAGTCATACCGATGAAGCGGTAATTAAAGTTGTTGGTGTTGGTGGCGGCGGTGGTAATGCCGTTGAGCACATGGTTGCCCAATCAATTGAAGGTGTAGAGTTCATCACCATCAATACTGATGCGCAGGCACTACGTAATTCAGGGGCTGACAATACTTTGCAAATTGGTGGGGCCATCACCAAAGGGCTAGGCGCTGGCGCAAACCCAGAAGTAGGGCGCGAAGCTGCTATGGAAGATCGTGATGCGATCATGAGCCAGTTGCAAGGTGCCGATATGGTGTTTATTGCTGCTGGTATGGGTGGCGGTACCGGTACGGGTGCAGCGCCAGTGGTTGCCGAAGTGGCTAAAGAGCTGGGTATTCTTACCGTAGCGGTAGTCACTAAGCCGTTTGGATTTGAAGGCAAAAAGCGTACTAGCTATGCCCAACAAGGTATTGAGCAACTGAGTAAAGATGTTGATTCATTGATCACCATCCCGAACGACAAATTGCTAAAAGTATTAGGCCGTGGCGTATCTTTACTCGATGCATTTAAAGCTGCCAATAATGTATTACTGGGTGCGGTACAAGGTATTGCCGAGCTAATTACTCGTCCAGGTTTAATTAACGTGGATTTCGCCGATGTTCGCACGGTTATGCGCGAGATGGGCACTGCGATGATGGGAACCGGTATCGCCTCTGGTGAAGATCGCGCTGAAGAAGCGGCCGAGTTAGCGATTTCAAGCCCATTGCTTGAAGATGTTGATTTAGCGGGTGCTCGCGGTATTTTGGTTAACATTACTGCTGGTTTCGACATGAGTATTGAGGAGTTTGAAACGGTAGGTAATGCGGTTAAAGGTTTCGCCTCTGAGAACGCAACTGTCGTTGTTGGTGCCGTTATTGACCCAGAAATGAGCGATGAGTTGCGGGTAACGGTCGTCGCCACCGGTATTGGTGCTGAACGTCGTCCTGATATTTCAATTGTTAAGCCGCAGGCAGCAGTTAATGCTGAGCCCGTAGCGCGTACTATGCCAGCAGATTCAGCTCCAATGATGGATGAGCCTGCAGCGGTAGTAAATGCTGAGCCTCGCAGTATCGGCGGTGATGGCGATTATTTAGACATCCCAGCATTTCTGCGTCGCCAAGCAGATTAA
- the ftsA gene encoding cell division protein FtsA, which translates to MTKVTDRKLIVGLDIGSAKITALIGEVLPSNEMSIIGVGSHPAKGMDKGGVNDLDSVVKTVQRALQEAELMADCKISSVYLGVSGRHIRCLNEKGMVPISDEEVTQDDVDNAIHTAKSVKLPDEHRILHVLPQEFAIDFQEGIKNPIGLSGVRMEAKVHLIACHNDMVKNIVKCVERCDLKVDQLIFSALASSYAVLTEDEKELGVCVVDIGSGTMDIAVYTSGALRHTSVVPFAGTSVTRDIATVFGTPLNDAEAVKVRYGCALGSMVSRDDTIEVPSVGGRPSRSLQRQTLAEVIEPRYTELFGMIKSKLDELADDLQAQGTKLQLGAGVVLTGGAAQIEGVVECAEKILQCQVRVGSANNVAGLTEYVQAPTYSTAVGLLHYGMENQTEKPIEVKNISSVGNIAKRLHSWFKGEF; encoded by the coding sequence ATGACCAAAGTAACGGATAGAAAACTGATAGTTGGCCTCGATATTGGCAGCGCTAAAATCACCGCGTTAATCGGTGAGGTACTGCCTAGCAATGAGATGAGCATTATCGGTGTGGGCAGTCATCCGGCAAAAGGCATGGACAAAGGTGGCGTAAACGACCTTGACTCAGTCGTTAAGACGGTTCAGCGTGCCTTGCAAGAAGCTGAGTTAATGGCGGATTGTAAAATCAGCTCTGTCTACCTTGGTGTTTCTGGCCGCCATATTCGCTGCTTGAACGAAAAAGGCATGGTGCCAATCAGCGACGAAGAAGTCACCCAAGACGATGTGGATAATGCTATTCATACGGCTAAGTCGGTCAAACTGCCTGACGAGCACCGTATTTTGCATGTACTGCCACAAGAGTTTGCCATCGATTTTCAAGAGGGAATTAAAAACCCAATTGGTTTATCGGGGGTGCGAATGGAAGCCAAAGTACATCTGATTGCTTGCCATAACGATATGGTAAAAAACATTGTTAAGTGTGTTGAACGCTGTGATTTGAAAGTCGACCAGCTCATTTTTTCAGCCTTGGCTTCCAGTTACGCGGTGCTTACAGAAGATGAAAAAGAGCTCGGTGTATGTGTGGTTGATATTGGTTCTGGCACCATGGATATCGCCGTTTACACCAGTGGTGCTTTACGCCACACCTCAGTGGTTCCTTTTGCGGGCACTTCAGTGACTCGCGATATTGCCACCGTATTTGGCACACCGCTAAACGATGCCGAAGCGGTAAAAGTTCGCTACGGCTGCGCGTTAGGCAGTATGGTCAGTCGCGACGATACGATTGAAGTACCTAGTGTGGGCGGAAGACCTTCACGTAGCTTGCAAAGACAGACTCTGGCCGAGGTGATTGAGCCGCGTTATACCGAGCTGTTTGGTATGATCAAAAGCAAACTCGATGAGCTGGCCGACGATCTGCAGGCGCAGGGCACAAAATTACAATTAGGCGCTGGTGTAGTGTTAACCGGTGGTGCCGCTCAAATTGAAGGTGTAGTAGAATGCGCCGAGAAAATTTTACAGTGTCAGGTACGGGTTGGTTCTGCCAACAATGTAGCTGGCCTAACAGAATACGTACAAGCACCTACTTACTCTACAGCAGTAGGTTTGTTGCATTACGGAATGGAAAATCAGACTGAAAAACCAATTGAAGTGAAAAACATCAGTAGCGTTGGCAATATTGCGAAGCGATTGCACAGTTGGTTTAAAGGTGAATTTTAG
- a CDS encoding cell division protein FtsQ/DivIB, with amino-acid sequence MEMTPLQKQKLAYWAGVAFFVLVLLALSWGLHSVYLSISDKQLSPMNRLLVSGKREFVLDQELQQALAGLPEAGNFFSLDVSKVKAELEQLPWVEHVTVRKQWPDKLSVNLQEQQVVARWNNAALLNQQGHIFDAPQQRVSEVLVNLSGPDEQAAVVLATFKQLQQVLQSDGLSIASLALNERHAWQVSLANGIVLQLGKEDKLNRIARFVSVYPQLKPEAVAYVDLRYDTGFAVGWKKQEGLAINDQSNG; translated from the coding sequence ATGGAAATGACTCCACTGCAAAAGCAGAAATTAGCCTACTGGGCTGGAGTCGCCTTTTTTGTGCTGGTGCTATTGGCTTTAAGTTGGGGGCTGCATTCAGTTTATCTGAGTATCAGTGATAAACAGCTCAGCCCGATGAATCGTTTATTGGTATCGGGCAAGCGTGAGTTTGTGTTGGACCAAGAGTTGCAACAAGCGCTGGCAGGTTTACCTGAAGCGGGGAATTTCTTTAGCCTTGACGTTTCTAAAGTCAAAGCTGAGTTAGAGCAGTTACCCTGGGTAGAACATGTAACAGTACGCAAGCAATGGCCGGATAAGTTGTCGGTAAACTTGCAAGAGCAACAAGTGGTCGCTCGTTGGAATAATGCGGCCTTATTGAATCAGCAAGGGCATATCTTTGATGCGCCTCAGCAAAGAGTCAGTGAGGTGTTGGTCAATTTAAGTGGGCCAGACGAACAGGCGGCAGTGGTATTAGCCACTTTTAAACAGCTACAGCAAGTGTTGCAGAGTGATGGTTTAAGCATTGCCAGCTTAGCGCTAAATGAACGGCATGCTTGGCAAGTTAGTTTGGCAAACGGAATAGTATTGCAGTTAGGCAAAGAAGATAAGCTCAATCGTATTGCGCGCTTTGTCTCAGTTTACCCACAGCTAAAACCAGAGGCTGTGGCTTATGTGGATTTACGGTATGACACGGGTTTTGCAGTGGGATGGAAGAAACAGGAAGGCTTGGCGATAAATGACCAAAGTAACGGATAG
- a CDS encoding D-alanine--D-alanine ligase yields the protein MASLVVNKVAVLFGGDSAEREVSLKSGNAVLSGLLRAGINAQGIDTKGFDLNLLKQRKYSHVFIALHGRGGEDGTLQGALEYLALPYTGSRVLGSALAMDKIRCKQIWQNMGLPTASYKVVEKGHYRAGEAADILAELSGSVIVKPALEGSSIGMAKADTAEELEEAITNAFEYDSRVLIEQWISGAEYTVAIVGERVLPSIRMRTPHTFYDYNAKYQSSSTEYFCPSGLSDAAEQLLADIAMKAFKAADCEGWGRVDFMADQQGNWYLLEVNTSPGMTEKSLVPMAAKQAGMSFDQLVVSILDLAH from the coding sequence ATGGCTAGCTTAGTGGTTAACAAAGTCGCAGTATTATTCGGTGGTGATTCTGCCGAACGCGAGGTATCGCTAAAATCCGGTAATGCCGTGTTATCTGGCTTGCTTCGCGCGGGTATCAATGCCCAAGGGATTGATACTAAAGGCTTTGATTTAAACCTCTTAAAACAAAGAAAATATAGTCATGTATTTATTGCTCTGCACGGCAGAGGTGGAGAAGACGGCACCTTACAAGGGGCCTTAGAGTATTTAGCTTTGCCCTATACCGGCAGCCGAGTATTAGGTTCAGCCTTAGCCATGGACAAAATACGCTGTAAGCAAATCTGGCAAAATATGGGTTTGCCAACAGCGTCTTACAAAGTGGTCGAGAAAGGTCATTACCGGGCCGGTGAGGCTGCCGATATTTTGGCTGAGTTATCTGGTAGCGTGATTGTTAAGCCGGCCTTAGAAGGGTCTAGCATCGGCATGGCCAAAGCGGATACCGCAGAAGAGTTAGAGGAAGCCATCACTAATGCGTTTGAGTATGACTCTCGAGTGCTTATTGAACAATGGATTAGCGGCGCGGAATATACGGTGGCAATCGTTGGTGAGCGGGTATTACCGTCTATTAGAATGAGAACGCCGCATACTTTTTACGATTATAACGCCAAGTATCAAAGCTCTTCGACAGAGTATTTTTGTCCCAGTGGTTTAAGTGATGCTGCCGAACAGCTGTTGGCTGATATTGCGATGAAGGCATTTAAAGCGGCAGACTGTGAAGGCTGGGGGCGGGTTGATTTTATGGCCGACCAACAAGGCAACTGGTATTTGCTTGAAGTGAACACATCGCCAGGCATGACCGAAAAAAGCCTAGTGCCAATGGCCGCTAAGCAAGCAGGCATGAGTTTCGACCAGTTAGTGGTCAGTATTTTAGATTTGGCCCATTAA
- the murC gene encoding UDP-N-acetylmuramate--L-alanine ligase gives MSKVELAKLRTMIPEMRKVKRIHFVGIGGAGMGGIAEVLANEGYQISGSDQAESAMTERLQAVGAEVFFSHDASNIDGANVVVVSTAIREDNPEVQAARAARIPVVRRAEMLAELMRYRHGVAVAGTHGKTTTTSLIASIYAQAERDPTFVIGGLLNSAGTNARLGKSRYLIAEADESDASFLHLQPMVAVVTNVEPDHMETYGGDEAQLHATFIEFLHNLPFYGVAVMCIDDQGVQTLLPQIGRQIITYGFSDSADVQIQQFTQNGDRCSFSVLREGRAELAITLNMPGEHNALNAAAAIAVATEDGIEDAAIVEALNSFAGIGRRFQQYGEFATGNGNALLVDDYGHHPTEVLATLKAARAAWPERRLVMAFQPHRYTRTRDLYEDFVDVLAQVDSLLLLEVYSAGEDPIAGADSRALCRSLRQRGLEPIYVKQPSELSGLLADVIQDGDVVLTQGAGNIGVLARQLGAMQLQIEQLRGSKS, from the coding sequence ATGAGTAAAGTTGAGTTAGCCAAGTTACGAACCATGATCCCAGAGATGCGAAAAGTGAAACGTATTCATTTCGTAGGGATCGGTGGTGCCGGTATGGGCGGTATAGCAGAAGTGTTGGCTAATGAAGGCTATCAGATTTCAGGTTCCGACCAAGCAGAAAGTGCAATGACAGAGCGCTTACAAGCGGTGGGCGCCGAAGTGTTTTTCTCACATGACGCTAGCAATATCGACGGCGCTAACGTGGTGGTGGTTTCTACCGCCATTCGCGAGGACAACCCAGAAGTGCAAGCGGCTAGAGCTGCGCGTATTCCGGTGGTTCGCCGTGCTGAAATGTTGGCTGAGTTAATGCGTTATCGCCATGGTGTTGCGGTTGCTGGTACGCACGGTAAAACTACCACCACCAGTTTAATCGCCAGTATTTATGCTCAGGCCGAGCGCGATCCTACTTTTGTTATTGGTGGCCTACTAAATAGTGCCGGTACCAATGCTCGCCTAGGTAAAAGCCGCTATTTGATTGCTGAAGCCGATGAAAGTGATGCCTCATTTTTGCATCTTCAGCCTATGGTTGCAGTCGTTACCAACGTTGAACCCGACCATATGGAAACCTATGGTGGCGACGAAGCCCAATTACATGCCACCTTCATTGAATTTTTACATAACCTGCCATTTTATGGTGTCGCGGTGATGTGTATCGATGACCAAGGTGTACAAACTTTACTGCCACAAATTGGCCGCCAAATTATTACCTACGGATTCTCTGACAGCGCCGATGTGCAAATACAACAGTTTACACAAAATGGTGACCGTTGTTCATTCAGCGTATTAAGAGAAGGCCGAGCAGAACTGGCGATTACCTTAAACATGCCGGGTGAACATAATGCGCTTAATGCTGCGGCGGCTATTGCTGTGGCCACTGAAGATGGCATTGAAGATGCCGCGATAGTTGAAGCGCTAAATAGCTTCGCAGGAATTGGGCGTCGTTTTCAACAATATGGCGAATTTGCCACCGGTAATGGTAATGCACTACTGGTCGACGATTATGGTCATCACCCTACTGAAGTTCTCGCTACCTTAAAAGCGGCCCGCGCTGCTTGGCCAGAGCGCCGCTTGGTCATGGCTTTTCAGCCACATCGTTATACCCGTACTCGCGACCTGTACGAAGACTTTGTTGATGTATTGGCGCAAGTTGACAGCCTATTGCTGCTAGAGGTGTATTCAGCCGGAGAAGACCCAATAGCCGGTGCCGATAGCCGCGCTTTATGTCGTAGTCTTCGCCAGCGTGGTTTAGAGCCTATCTATGTTAAACAACCCAGTGAATTGAGTGGCTTATTAGCCGATGTGATTCAAGATGGTGACGTCGTGCTTACTCAAGGTGCAGGAAATATTGGCGTGTTAGCTCGCCAGTTGGGTGCAATGCAATTACAAATTGAACAACTTAGAGGTAGTAAGTCTTAA